The following proteins are co-located in the Wenzhouxiangella marina genome:
- the ttcA gene encoding tRNA 2-thiocytidine(32) synthetase TtcA yields MSSTEASIPIRLHKPSSRDPRKAKYNTDKLVKRLRRQVGQAVMDYGMIEDGDRIMVCLSGGKDSYAMLDLLMNLKRSAPVDFSLIAVNLDQKQPGFPEHVLPAYLEQLGIEWHVIEKDTYSVVKRVVPEGKTTCGLCSRMRRGTLYEFARENGMSKIALGHHLNDIVETFFLNLFHGASLKAMPPKLRSDDGQHIVIRPLAYCLEADLERLAEIRNYPIIPCNLCGSQANLERQNIKRMLADWERVQPGRTMSIFRALGNVAPSQLCDTALFDFTGLARTSSET; encoded by the coding sequence ATGAGCAGCACCGAGGCAAGCATTCCGATCCGCCTGCACAAGCCATCCTCCAGGGACCCGCGCAAGGCGAAATATAACACCGACAAACTGGTCAAGCGCCTCCGCCGCCAGGTCGGTCAGGCGGTCATGGACTACGGCATGATCGAGGACGGAGATCGAATCATGGTCTGCCTCTCGGGCGGCAAGGATTCCTATGCCATGCTCGATCTGCTGATGAACCTGAAGCGATCGGCACCCGTGGACTTTTCCCTGATCGCCGTCAATCTGGACCAGAAGCAGCCCGGCTTCCCCGAGCACGTCCTGCCCGCCTATCTCGAGCAGCTCGGCATCGAATGGCATGTGATCGAAAAGGACACCTATTCGGTCGTCAAGCGCGTCGTTCCCGAAGGCAAGACCACCTGCGGCCTCTGCTCACGAATGCGGCGCGGCACCCTGTATGAATTCGCGCGTGAGAACGGCATGAGCAAGATCGCGCTCGGCCACCATTTGAACGACATCGTCGAGACCTTCTTCCTGAACCTGTTCCACGGTGCCTCGCTCAAGGCGATGCCGCCCAAGCTCAGGAGCGATGACGGCCAGCACATCGTCATCCGCCCGCTCGCCTACTGCCTCGAGGCCGACCTGGAACGCCTGGCCGAGATCCGGAACTATCCGATCATTCCCTGCAACCTCTGTGGCAGCCAGGCCAATCTCGAGCGTCAGAACATCAAGCGGATGCTTGCCGACTGGGAGCGTGTCCAGCCCGGCAGGACCATGAGCATCTTCCGCGCCCTGGGAAACGTCGCCCCCTCCCAGCTCTGTGACACGGCTCTGTTCGATTTCACTGGCCTGGCCAGGACCTCATCCGAGACATGA
- a CDS encoding cupin domain-containing protein — MSMPATPEETLVRADFRQRAVVRPGDDDWLPSPSAGVERMMLDRIGGEVARATSLVRYAPNSEFPEHIHGGGEEILVLEGIFSDEHGDYPAGSYVRNPIGSAHTPKIGSDGCLILVKLHQFDPLDAERKVIDTGSEPWLPGLVPGLSVMPLHEFGTERVALVRWAPNTRFNRHRHWGGEEIFVIEGTFHDEHGHYPAGSWLRSPHLSEHTPYTEDDGALIWVKTGHLPEASA; from the coding sequence ATGTCCATGCCAGCAACACCTGAGGAAACGCTCGTCCGCGCCGATTTCCGACAGCGCGCGGTTGTCCGGCCGGGCGACGATGACTGGCTGCCCTCGCCGTCAGCCGGGGTGGAACGCATGATGCTCGACCGCATCGGAGGCGAAGTCGCTCGAGCCACTTCCCTTGTTCGCTACGCACCGAACAGTGAGTTTCCCGAACACATCCATGGTGGCGGCGAAGAGATCCTGGTTCTCGAAGGAATCTTTTCCGACGAACACGGAGACTACCCGGCCGGTAGCTATGTCCGCAATCCGATCGGCAGCGCCCACACACCGAAGATCGGATCGGACGGGTGCCTGATTCTGGTCAAACTGCACCAATTCGATCCCCTGGACGCGGAACGCAAGGTCATCGACACAGGTTCCGAGCCCTGGCTGCCGGGCCTCGTACCGGGATTGAGCGTGATGCCACTGCACGAGTTCGGCACCGAGCGCGTCGCGCTGGTGCGATGGGCGCCGAACACCCGGTTCAACCGGCACCGGCACTGGGGTGGGGAGGAAATCTTCGTGATCGAAGGCACCTTCCATGACGAGCATGGTCACTACCCGGCCGGCAGCTGGCTACGCAGCCCGCACCTGAGCGAGCACACGCCCTACACGGAAGATGACGGCGCACTGATCTGGGTCAAGACGGGACATCTACCGGAAGCTTCGGCCTGA
- a CDS encoding F0F1 ATP synthase subunit epsilon, translating to MASTIHCDIVSAESEIFSGDAAMVVVSGEEGELGIAPRHAPLLTRLRPGQVRVMLPDGGEEFYYISGGLLEVQPHVVTVLSDTAARAGDLDEAAALKAKEEAEKAIADRSAGMEVAQAQAQLAQAMAQLAALEKFRRQLKR from the coding sequence ATGGCATCGACTATTCATTGCGACATCGTGAGTGCGGAATCGGAAATCTTTTCCGGTGATGCGGCCATGGTGGTCGTCAGCGGTGAGGAAGGTGAACTGGGTATTGCGCCCCGTCACGCCCCGCTGCTGACCCGTCTGCGGCCTGGCCAGGTGCGGGTGATGCTGCCCGACGGTGGTGAGGAGTTCTATTACATCTCCGGCGGTTTGCTGGAGGTTCAGCCGCACGTGGTCACGGTGCTGTCCGATACGGCCGCTCGCGCCGGCGATCTGGACGAAGCCGCCGCGCTGAAGGCCAAGGAAGAAGCCGAGAAGGCGATTGCTGATCGTTCGGCCGGGATGGAGGTCGCTCAGGCGCAGGCTCAGCTGGCCCAGGCCATGGCCCAGCTGGCCGCGCTCGAAAAATTCCGGCGGCAGCTCAAGCGTTGA
- a CDS encoding YdcH family protein, whose product MSWDESTIRERLEQLIEEHRDLDEAIARLGEDRATDQLHLRRLKKRKLRLKDQIAWLQSRLIPDLDA is encoded by the coding sequence ATGAGCTGGGATGAGAGCACGATTCGCGAACGGCTCGAGCAACTGATCGAGGAGCATCGCGATCTGGACGAGGCCATTGCCCGCCTCGGGGAGGACCGTGCCACCGATCAGCTGCACCTGCGACGCCTGAAGAAGCGAAAACTCCGCCTCAAGGATCAGATCGCCTGGTTGCAATCCAGACTGATCCCGGATCTGGACGCCTGA
- a CDS encoding MBG domain-containing protein, which translates to MKHSTHKSRSRAGSRLRGLSFAWFALLLLPLTALAQDGGDAASPGVERLPYYVKFGAGRSNQVDRAVRDLGGEVTHRFDRLDTVAVMLPARAIDALAGRSDVKFIEPVPEHRIQAQVVPWNIDQYQARDIWDRNRDNVIDAGAPDGSGMRFCIIDTGFLAAHDDFQGITVSGVSQINGESWTEDGDGHGTHVAGTANAVMNNIGVVGAMPGGAELIILKVFSNAGGWVTGQSNLGAAAQTCRDLGANVLSMSLGGGYSATEEAIFQDLYDNFGILNIAAAGNDGNTAQSYPAGYPSVISVAAIDEGEVAADFSQYPPTAFDPNNPPANVEWDVVELAGGGVNVLSTYPAPNGEVPAYQAIGTQTWDGGHIDEAGFGDETGILVDGGLCLAGSGDASWNGRIVICERGSVAFSEKVNEVKDNGGLAAIIYNNVAGGFAGTCGGGCTTPLIPAISLSQAAGQALIADDLGSSVNVIANDGSGCVGCTGGYAFLSGTSMATPGVAAAVALAWDACGGPSTVTNKQIRQLLRDSARDLTGTKPGSGFVYGAGYDQVTGWGLVQLADARELGNQRFGGACPIGLQVTPPQVEVCAADGSTDFTVTLDDQFLGSATLSASGNPAGTLGGFTQNPVVHPDKDTVYTLSGLGSAAGGSYTISFTATDDSDPGNTADGQAVLDLFSAAPTVGTLTGPADGSTGVVLRPTLSWTAANEASTYELQISTSPTFDTIAYSATVEGTSHAVGADLNQSTLYHWRVRATNVCGNGGWYSAFSFTTTALVCTTIASTDVPKNLTDASGGGNPRSTTSVLTTTITDPIDSINVIGLEGTHTWINDLHFDLSSPGGTTVRIMDRSCAGQDNFLLSLSDSASPGAWPCPPTDGGTYQPSNPLAAFAGEVPSGTWTLTITDNVRQDSGTLEAWALEFCVIPAVTVDPTTTTINSISPAASQAVGQAYTVDVSVAGTTPTGTITVSDGTDSCLITLPAGSCDLTSTTTGAKTITADYSGDADDAPSSDSVAYAITAAASTTTITSVNPPVSSPYNTSYTVNVSVSGYSPTGTILVEDGQGATCNIVLPATSCAIASTFIGPITLLATYPGDANNGASSDTELYEITPIPATITLADLTTVYSGGPQGATITTNPPGLAFSATYDGGGEPTAAGSYALDVLITEPGYTGSASDTFTITPASATVTISNTSQVYDGSPKPVTVTTNPAAIAYTVTYAGSPTAPSAVGSYAVVATVTDPNYTGSANATLEITAAASTTTIDSIAPAGSQTAGQPYTVSASVTGASPSGSILISDGTDSCVIAAPSGSCDLVTATPGTVTITADYTGDAGNAPSSDSTSYDITASPTTTSIVAIAPAGSQTVGQAYTVSVSVSGGSPTGTITVSDGSDSCVIAAPSGSCDLTSTTTGNKTITADYSGDADDAPSSDSTAYIVSTAVSSTAITSINPAGSSAYNTAYTVSVAVGGYNSTGTVVVDDGNGVTCNIVLPAASCQLVSTVVGATTVSASYPGDANNDPSSDAAPYEITAISATITLADLSRVFNGGAQGATITTTPPGLAFTATYNGGPEPTNVGSYALEVTITEPGYSGSASDTFTITPATATVTIGNTSQVFDGNPKPVSVTTTPPGLVTTVTYDGSPTAPSAVGTYAVEATVDDPNWTGTASATLEITASSATITLADLSRVFTGLAQGATITTSPPGLAFTATYNGGPEPTNVGSYALEVTITEPGYSGSASDTFTITPATATVTIGNTSQVFDGSPKPVSVTTTPPGLVTTVTYDGSPTAPSAVGTYAVEATVDDPNWTGTASATLEITASSATITLADLSRVFTGLAQGATITTSPPGLAFTATYNGGPEPTNVGSYALEVTITEPGYSGSASDTFTITPATATVTIGNTSQVFDGNPKPVSVTTTPPGLVTTVTYDGSPTPPSAVGTYAVEATVDDPNWTGTASATLEITAATATITLADLSRVFNGGAQGATITTSPPGLAFTATYSGGPEPTNVGSYALEVTITEPGYSGSASDTFTITPATATVTIGNTSQVFDGNPKPVSVTTTPPGLVTTVTYDGSPTPPSAVGTYAVEATVDDPNWTGTATAALEITAATATISITDTSQVYDGNPKPVTVTTTPPDLSTTVTYDGGATVPTDVGSYAVEVTVDDPNYTGTASDTLEITAATATISITDTSQVYDGNPKPVTVTTTPPGLSTTVTYDGGATVPTDVSSYAVEVTVDDPNYTGTASDTLEITAATATISITDTSQVYDGNPKPVTVTTTPPGLSTTVTYDGGATVPTDVGSYAVEVTVDDPNYTGTASDTLEITAATATISITDTSQVYDGNPKPVTVTTTPPGLSTTVTYDGGATVPTDVGSYAVEVTVDDPNYTATASETLVITQATTVVSIDAVSPADQQAAGQSYTVTASVTGGQPTGLVTVDDGNGESCTIALPATSCDLISTVVGPTTLTADYPGDANHAAGSDSLPYEIVAGEAATVAFTVQASDVLVGAIMAPAVVVDVRDGQGNPVADGTPVALSLGNNPGGANLGGTVSVTTVTGVASFDDLTLDSSGIGYTLVATSGTASSTSQAFDVTAPALLEVSPPLIDFGEVVVGSNSNVQLVTLGNGGDLPLEVSTISSAAAPFELIPGQTSCTSVPFELNGGEQCQLAYRFSPTATGPADVAIAVLSDAGDEGVLLQGVGATDAVFDDRFEAPAPDSVD; encoded by the coding sequence ATGAAGCACAGCACCCATAAGTCCCGTTCGCGCGCCGGCAGCCGCCTGCGCGGTCTCTCCTTCGCCTGGTTCGCCTTGCTCCTGCTGCCGCTAACGGCGTTGGCACAGGACGGGGGGGATGCTGCTTCGCCCGGCGTGGAACGCTTGCCCTACTACGTAAAGTTCGGCGCGGGACGATCCAATCAGGTCGATCGGGCCGTTCGTGATCTGGGCGGTGAGGTGACGCATCGCTTCGATCGCCTGGACACGGTGGCGGTCATGCTGCCGGCGCGGGCCATCGATGCGCTGGCCGGTCGCTCGGATGTGAAGTTCATCGAGCCCGTTCCGGAGCATCGTATCCAGGCCCAGGTCGTGCCCTGGAACATCGATCAGTACCAGGCGCGTGATATCTGGGACCGCAACCGCGACAACGTCATCGACGCCGGCGCGCCCGATGGGTCCGGCATGCGTTTCTGCATCATCGACACCGGCTTTCTGGCGGCCCATGATGATTTCCAGGGCATTACCGTCTCCGGTGTTTCGCAGATCAACGGCGAAAGCTGGACCGAAGACGGCGATGGCCACGGAACCCATGTGGCGGGAACGGCCAACGCAGTGATGAACAACATCGGTGTGGTGGGTGCCATGCCGGGTGGCGCGGAACTGATCATCCTGAAGGTCTTCAGCAACGCCGGGGGCTGGGTGACCGGGCAGTCCAATCTGGGCGCGGCCGCCCAGACCTGCCGTGATCTCGGCGCCAATGTGCTGAGCATGAGCCTCGGGGGAGGGTACAGCGCCACGGAAGAAGCCATCTTCCAGGACCTGTACGACAATTTCGGGATTCTCAACATCGCGGCGGCCGGCAACGACGGCAATACGGCGCAGAGCTATCCGGCAGGATACCCCTCGGTGATCTCCGTCGCCGCCATCGATGAAGGGGAAGTGGCTGCGGACTTCAGCCAGTATCCGCCCACGGCCTTTGATCCCAACAATCCGCCGGCCAACGTCGAATGGGACGTGGTCGAGCTGGCCGGCGGCGGCGTCAACGTGCTTTCTACCTATCCTGCCCCCAACGGTGAAGTGCCTGCCTATCAAGCCATCGGCACCCAGACCTGGGATGGCGGGCACATCGATGAGGCCGGTTTCGGTGATGAAACCGGCATCCTGGTCGATGGCGGGCTCTGTCTGGCCGGCAGCGGCGATGCGAGCTGGAACGGGCGCATCGTGATCTGCGAGCGTGGCAGCGTCGCGTTCTCCGAAAAGGTCAATGAGGTCAAGGACAATGGTGGCCTGGCGGCCATCATCTACAACAATGTCGCCGGCGGTTTTGCCGGCACCTGTGGCGGTGGCTGCACCACCCCGCTGATTCCGGCCATCAGCCTGAGCCAGGCGGCGGGTCAGGCATTGATCGCCGATGATCTCGGTAGCTCGGTCAACGTCATTGCCAATGACGGGTCGGGCTGTGTCGGCTGCACCGGGGGATACGCCTTCCTGAGCGGTACGTCCATGGCCACGCCGGGCGTGGCGGCGGCCGTTGCCCTGGCCTGGGACGCCTGTGGTGGTCCGAGTACGGTCACCAACAAGCAGATCCGCCAGTTGCTGCGCGATAGCGCACGCGACCTGACCGGCACCAAGCCTGGCAGCGGTTTCGTCTACGGTGCCGGCTATGACCAGGTCACCGGTTGGGGTCTGGTCCAGCTGGCTGACGCCCGTGAGCTGGGCAATCAGCGCTTCGGAGGCGCCTGTCCGATCGGTCTCCAGGTCACCCCGCCCCAGGTGGAGGTCTGTGCCGCCGACGGAAGCACCGATTTCACCGTCACCCTCGACGATCAGTTCCTGGGCAGCGCGACGCTGAGCGCGTCCGGCAACCCCGCCGGGACCTTGGGCGGCTTCACCCAGAACCCGGTGGTTCATCCGGACAAGGACACGGTCTACACCCTGTCCGGACTCGGATCGGCGGCCGGCGGCAGCTACACGATCAGCTTCACGGCGACCGATGACAGCGACCCGGGCAACACGGCCGACGGACAGGCGGTGCTGGATCTGTTCAGCGCCGCGCCCACCGTCGGGACGCTCACCGGTCCGGCCGATGGAAGCACTGGGGTCGTCCTGCGCCCGACCCTGAGCTGGACGGCGGCCAACGAGGCATCCACCTACGAGCTGCAGATCTCGACCTCACCGACCTTCGATACGATCGCCTACAGCGCAACCGTCGAGGGAACCAGTCATGCGGTGGGCGCGGACCTGAACCAGTCCACCCTCTACCACTGGCGAGTTCGAGCGACCAATGTCTGCGGCAATGGCGGCTGGTACAGCGCGTTCAGCTTCACCACCACCGCCCTGGTCTGCACCACCATCGCCAGTACCGATGTACCGAAGAACCTGACCGATGCCAGCGGCGGTGGCAACCCTCGCAGCACCACCTCCGTGCTGACCACGACGATCACGGATCCGATCGACAGCATCAACGTGATCGGCCTGGAGGGGACGCATACCTGGATCAACGACCTGCATTTCGATCTGAGCAGTCCTGGTGGCACGACCGTTCGCATCATGGACCGGAGCTGCGCCGGTCAGGATAATTTCCTGCTGAGTCTCTCGGATTCCGCTTCTCCGGGCGCCTGGCCGTGTCCGCCCACGGATGGCGGCACCTACCAACCGAGCAACCCGCTCGCCGCCTTTGCTGGAGAAGTGCCGTCGGGCACCTGGACCCTGACCATCACGGACAACGTCCGTCAGGACTCCGGCACGCTTGAGGCCTGGGCTTTGGAATTCTGCGTCATCCCGGCCGTGACGGTCGATCCGACCACCACGACCATCAACTCGATCTCGCCGGCAGCCAGTCAGGCCGTCGGCCAGGCCTATACGGTGGACGTCTCCGTTGCCGGAACCACGCCGACGGGCACCATCACCGTCAGCGACGGCACGGACAGCTGCCTTATCACCCTGCCGGCCGGCTCCTGTGACCTGACCTCGACGACGACCGGGGCCAAGACCATCACGGCCGACTACTCGGGCGACGCCGACGATGCGCCGAGCAGTGATTCCGTTGCCTACGCGATCACCGCGGCAGCGTCGACCACCACGATCACCTCGGTCAATCCGCCCGTCTCCTCGCCCTACAACACCAGCTATACGGTCAATGTTTCGGTGAGCGGCTATTCCCCGACCGGCACGATCCTCGTCGAAGACGGTCAAGGCGCCACCTGCAACATCGTGCTGCCCGCGACGTCCTGCGCCATCGCCTCGACCTTCATCGGGCCGATCACCCTGCTGGCGACCTATCCGGGCGATGCGAACAACGGTGCGAGTTCCGACACTGAGCTCTATGAGATCACGCCGATTCCGGCGACGATCACCCTGGCCGATCTGACCACGGTGTATTCGGGCGGGCCGCAAGGCGCGACGATCACGACCAATCCGCCGGGCCTGGCCTTCAGCGCGACCTACGATGGTGGCGGGGAGCCCACTGCAGCGGGTAGCTATGCCTTGGATGTGCTGATTACCGAGCCGGGCTACACGGGCAGTGCGAGCGACACCTTCACGATCACCCCGGCGTCGGCCACGGTGACGATCTCGAACACCAGCCAGGTCTACGATGGCAGCCCGAAGCCGGTAACCGTCACCACGAATCCGGCGGCGATTGCCTACACCGTGACCTATGCCGGTAGCCCAACCGCCCCGAGCGCCGTGGGGAGCTACGCGGTGGTGGCCACGGTCACCGACCCGAATTACACGGGCAGCGCGAATGCAACCCTGGAAATCACGGCGGCGGCATCGACGACCACCATCGATTCGATTGCACCGGCAGGCAGCCAGACGGCCGGTCAACCCTACACGGTCAGCGCCAGCGTGACGGGCGCCTCCCCGAGCGGCAGCATCCTGATCAGCGATGGGACGGACAGCTGTGTCATCGCGGCACCCAGCGGCAGCTGTGATCTCGTCACCGCCACGCCAGGAACCGTCACCATCACCGCGGACTACACCGGCGATGCGGGGAATGCGCCGAGCAGTGACTCGACCAGCTACGACATCACCGCCTCCCCGACCACGACGTCAATCGTGGCCATTGCCCCGGCCGGCAGCCAGACTGTGGGCCAGGCCTATACGGTCAGCGTCAGTGTCAGTGGCGGCTCGCCCACGGGCACGATCACGGTCAGCGACGGCAGCGACAGCTGCGTCATCGCCGCACCGAGCGGCAGCTGTGATCTGACCTCGACCACGACGGGCAACAAGACCATCACAGCGGATTATTCCGGTGATGCAGACGATGCCCCGAGCAGCGATTCGACCGCTTATATCGTCTCGACGGCCGTGAGCAGTACGGCCATCACCTCCATCAATCCGGCCGGCTCTTCGGCCTACAACACGGCCTATACGGTCAGTGTGGCGGTCGGCGGCTACAATTCGACCGGAACGGTGGTCGTGGACGACGGCAACGGCGTCACATGCAACATCGTGTTGCCGGCGGCCTCCTGTCAGCTGGTTTCCACAGTGGTCGGCGCAACCACGGTCTCGGCCAGCTACCCGGGCGATGCCAACAACGATCCGAGCTCGGACGCGGCGCCTTATGAGATCACCGCGATTTCGGCGACGATCACCCTGGCCGATCTGAGTCGGGTGTTCAACGGTGGCGCCCAGGGTGCGACGATCACGACCACCCCACCGGGCCTGGCGTTCACGGCGACCTACAACGGTGGGCCTGAGCCGACCAACGTGGGCAGCTACGCGCTGGAGGTGACGATCACCGAGCCGGGCTACAGCGGCAGCGCGAGCGATACGTTCACGATCACGCCGGCGACGGCGACGGTGACGATCGGCAACACCAGCCAGGTGTTCGACGGCAATCCGAAGCCGGTGTCGGTGACCACGACCCCGCCGGGTCTGGTGACGACCGTGACCTACGACGGCAGTCCGACCGCGCCGAGCGCGGTGGGCACCTACGCGGTCGAGGCGACGGTGGACGATCCGAACTGGACGGGCACGGCGTCGGCCACTCTGGAGATCACGGCGTCGAGCGCGACGATCACCCTGGCCGATCTGAGCCGCGTGTTCACCGGTCTGGCGCAGGGCGCGACGATCACGACGAGCCCGCCGGGTCTGGCGTTCACGGCGACCTACAACGGTGGGCCTGAGCCGACCAACGTGGGCAGCTACGCGCTGGAGGTGACGATCACCGAGCCGGGCTACAGCGGCAGCGCGAGCGATACGTTCACGATCACGCCGGCGACGGCGACGGTGACGATCGGCAACACCAGCCAGGTGTTCGACGGCTCACCGAAGCCGGTGTCGGTGACCACGACCCCGCCGGGTCTGGTGACGACCGTGACCTACGACGGCAGTCCGACCGCGCCGAGCGCGGTGGGCACCTACGCGGTCGAGGCGACGGTGGACGATCCGAACTGGACGGGCACGGCGTCGGCCACTCTGGAGATCACGGCGTCGAGCGCGACGATCACCCTGGCCGATCTGAGCCGCGTGTTCACCGGTCTGGCGCAGGGCGCGACGATCACGACGAGCCCGCCGGGTCTGGCGTTCACGGCGACCTACAACGGTGGGCCTGAGCCGACCAACGTGGGCAGCTATGCGCTGGAGGTGACGATCACCGAGCCGGGCTACAGCGGCAGCGCGAGCGACACGTTCACGATCACGCCGGCGACGGCGACGGTGACGATCGGCAACACCAGCCAGGTGTTCGACGGCAATCCGAAGCCCGTGTCGGTGACCACGACCCCGCCGGGTCTGGTGACGACGGTGACCTACGACGGCAGTCCGACGCCGCCGAGCGCGGTGGGCACCTACGCGGTCGAGGCGACGGTGGACGATCCGAACTGGACGGGCACGGCCTCGGCCACGCTGGAGATCACCGCCGCCACGGCAACGATCACCCTGGCCGATCTGAGTCGGGTGTTCAACGGTGGTGCCCAGGGTGCGACGATCACGACGAGCCCGCCGGGCCTGGCGTTCACGGCGACCTATAGCGGTGGGCCTGAGCCGACCAACGTGGGCAGCTACGCGCTGGAGGTGACGATCACCGAGCCGGGCTACAGCGGCAGCGCGAGCGATACGTTCACGATCACGCCGGCGACGGCGACGGTGACGATCGGCAACACCAGCCAGGTGTTCGACGGCAATCCGAAGCCCGTGTCGGTGACCACGACCCCGCCGGGTCTGGTGACGACCGTGACCTACGACGGCAGTCCGACGCCGCCGAGCGCGGTGGGCACCTATGCGGTCGAGGCGACGGTGGACGACCCGAACTGGACGGGCACGGCCACGGCCGCGCTGGAGATCACGGCCGCGACCGCGACGATCTCGATCACGGACACGAGCCAGGTCTACGACGGCAATCCGAAGCCGGTGACGGTGACGACGACCCCGCCGGATCTGTCCACGACGGTGACCTACGATGGTGGGGCCACGGTACCGACGGACGTCGGTTCCTACGCCGTGGAAGTGACCGTGGATGACCCGAACTACACGGGTACGGCTTCCGACACGCTGGAGATCACCGCGGCGACCGCGACGATCTCGATCACGGACACGAGCCAGGTCTACGACGGCAATCCGAAGCCGGTGACGGTGACGACCACGCCGCCGGGCCTGTCCACGACGGTGACCTACGATGGCGGCGCCACGGTGCCGACGGACGTCAGTTCCTACGCCGTGGAAGTGACCGTGGATGACCCGAACTACACGGGTACGGCTTCCGACACGCTGGAGATCACCGCGGCGACCGCGACGATCTCGATCACGGACACGAGCCAGGTCTACGACGGCAATCCGAAGCCGGTGACGGTGACGACCACGCCGCCGGGCCTGTCCACGACGGTGACCTACGATGGCGGCGCCACGGTGCCGACGGACGTCGGTTCCTACGCCGTGGAAGTGACCGTGGATGACCCGAACTACACGGGCACGGCTTCCGACACGCTGGAGATCACCGCGGCGACCGCGACGATCTCGATCACGGACACGAGCCAGGTCTACGACGGCAATCCGAAGCCGGTGACGGTGACGACGACCCCGCCGGGTCTGTCCACGACGGTAACCTACGACGGCGGCGCCACGGTGCCGACGGACGTCGGTTCCTACGCCGTGGAAGTGACCGTGGATGACCCGAACTACACGGCGACGGCTTCGGAGACCCTGGTGATCACCCAGGCCACCACAGTGGTCTCGATCGACGCGGTTTCGCCCGCGGATCAGCAGGCCGCCGGTCAGAGCTACACGGTGACGGCGTCAGTGACCGGCGGTCAGCCGACGGGCCTGGTGACGGTCGACGATGGCAATGGCGAGAGTTGCACGATCGCCTTGCCGGCGACCAGCTGTGACCTGATCTCGACCGTGGTCGGTCCGACCACGCTGACGGCGGACTATCCGGGCGATGCCAATCATGCCGCCGGCAGTGACTCGCTTCCTTATGAGATCGTTGCCGGCGAGGCGGCCACCGTGGCATTCACGGTTCAGGCTTCCGACGTCCTGGTCGGCGCGATCATGGCGCCGGCCGTGGTGGTCGACGTGCGGGATGGCCAGGGTAATCCGGTGGCCGATGGAACCCCGGTCGCCCTGTCGCTCGGGAACAATCCCGGCGGCGCGAACCTGGGTGGAACGGTCTCCGTGACGACCGTGACCGGCGTCGCGAGCTTCGACGACCTGACGCTGGACAGCTCGGGTATCGGCTACACCCTGGTGGCGACGTCCGGGACGGCATCGTCGACGAGTCAGGCCTTCGATGTGACTGCGCCTGCCCTTCTGGAGGTCAGCCCGCCGCTGATCGATTTCGGTGAAGTCGTCGTTGGGTCGAACTCGAACGTTCAGCTGGTGACCTTGGGCAACGGGGGAGATCTCCCGCTCGAGGTGTCGACGATCAGCTCGGCTGCCGCACCCTTCGAGTTGATTCCGGGGCAGACCAGCTGCACGAGCGTGCCGTTCGAATTGAATGGTGGCGAGCAGTGCCAGCTGGCCTACCGGTTCAGCCCGACGGCGACCGGACCTGCCGATGTGGCGATCGCCGTGCTCAGTGATGCCGGGGACGAAGGCGTGCTGCTGCAGGGGGTCGGGGCCACCGATGCCGTGTTCGACGATCGTTTCGAAGCGCCAGCTCCGGATTCGGTCGACTAG
- a CDS encoding DUF3465 domain-containing protein has protein sequence MLFATMGLVACGGEEPLPDNERLLAAFTEGQTGVWVSGHGTVVRPLGSDEANQRFLVRVNDALSLVVRHRVGNAGRVPADRDDVIAFQGRYEFHGGGGEVILTHADSGQPGGGGWIEFNGTRYD, from the coding sequence GTGCTTTTCGCCACGATGGGCCTGGTGGCCTGCGGCGGAGAGGAACCCTTGCCGGACAACGAGCGTCTGCTCGCGGCCTTTACCGAAGGTCAGACCGGCGTCTGGGTCAGTGGTCACGGAACCGTCGTGCGGCCTTTGGGCTCGGATGAGGCCAATCAGCGCTTTCTGGTCCGCGTCAACGACGCTTTGTCCCTGGTGGTTCGCCACCGTGTGGGCAATGCAGGCCGGGTGCCGGCTGATCGAGATGATGTCATTGCCTTTCAGGGCCGCTACGAGTTCCATGGCGGCGGTGGCGAGGTGATTCTGACCCACGCGGATTCCGGCCAGCCCGGTGGGGGTGGCTGGATCGAATTCAACGGGACTCGCTACGACTGA